TTTTGTCCAATCTCTGTTGTCTTATGGTATACTGGCCTGGGGTGCTGCCTACCGTCTGCATATTAACAGATTGGAGATTCTTCAAAAATCAATTCTTAAAGCAGGATTAAAAAAGAACAGACGATTTCCTACACATTTATTATTCCAAGAATCCAGAGTATTGTCACTGAGAAAGATTTTTATTAAAGATTTATTAGTTCACATCTACAACAACTCCAACACAATATTTACACAAACCGACCATTCTCATAACACAAGATATGCATCAGCTGTGGGCATCAACACAATTCAACAGGCATTAACCTTTTCCACAACGAATTGCTTTTATATTTCACATGTATTATTCAGGAACTTCCGTCTGTTTTCTAACCAAGGTCAATTGTTGAATTCGGATTCAGCATCTATCTTCAAGAGACGTGTGAAGACATGGTTGTTTAACATCACTGATGAAGACGCGGGCTTGCTGATTGGTAGAATTGGCGGTGCACGCGTCTAGTTCTACCTGAATGGACATGTCCATGGGGAAGTTAACCTTTACATTTGCTGTATCGGCCTGGCAGGTTATTCAAactatattgattgattgatgaattcTAATCCCTTGTACTAAACTATTTTGCATTCCAAGACTGTGAGTTTGTCCTTACCACTTCTCGGTTGTGTACAATTCTCCACCCCCCTTCTTGCATGTGGAGCATAActttttgataatatttaacTCTCAAAGTACCTAATTACTGAACatcctatattataatatttttgtactaATTACCCGAGCTTACGCACAGGCCTAtgttgcctatgtaagctcTTACATCCATCTGTAGGCTACAGGGAAATATatatatgtgtaattttattattaataaataaaattgaataatgtagtagtgtttgaatgaaggAGGCTGTCACTgatgtggtggctgtcctcgAACTCGGTGtcctttatattattataacgtgcaccacagtctgtgttaccaacttaatttttatttagctgcactggtgctccatataacctactaactattttgcgttgccatgttgcaaatctggagtgcaggaaaaaaaTGTcctgcactagagcggaaaagtgattctttgcgttctgtaatcagtgcagcaatggccacttttcaacgtaactgtaggaaaagtttatttttagcctttgcacagccttaagacgtagactgcaacatagtattaggccgacttaacttgctaagtaattagaactacaatttctacaagtttgtttaacacacctgtttaattaagtagaacttgtctgaccttcttcttcttcttcgccaaaacaagactgattttcagtgctaggatggatgtgtctgactttgacggtggtgtataCTGACATCGCCCCATGACACAGTACTACAACTGTTGGAgggggatttctgaattagCGGGGAAGGCCTGTCGATGTTACTGATCTCTCGTAGCAAATTGAAGAACTAATTTAGCGAAACATTAGACTGATGCGTcctctgcttgcttctctgtgTCCTCTCATAACCTGGCAGGTTTGCgctaatatcgttgtcgtgtagaccgggCATAAGGCTTCAACAGCTGCTTCGGCCATGGCCATAATGATTACTTTCGTTTCCTTTGAATCCCAATGCCAGTTCAGCGCCAATGGTTTTCATGCTCTTTCTACTGACAGAACTGCTCTATTTGCAATATTTGCATCAATATTGCACTCCGTTGCTAATTTGTAACAAtttcggggcaccgagctttgctcgtatttatttattgacttttgataaaccaaacacaattctttaaaatgattgggaaagtaataacaggcacagtccaaaactgtttcccaaattttgatttatacactataaatagtccagaaagtaggttatgttccatacacttgaattcaggttcaattatctgttcaaacatttgaaaacaaaaaatataattcagattatatacaaaacaaattgaataacaaaataacactcactaatcacgtgaaattgtcaaataattatcaactttcaaaattattatatacctactctagtttaggaggattatcatgatgtcatgtcaacaaatcagattatgttgattaaattttctagctagataaaatttctcgctgattgattatgattacacagctggaaataattctgtctctctcccacacaggcacacgcatcttctgttatcgagagacgacgaaattatcatctgttttccaaggataaattatccttttaatgtcgttcagcgagttttccaaagaatgagacctagtgcaatcgaatctttatattataaacctactatgttccaaatttcgtgaaaatcgttagagccgtttttgagatccgtaaaacataaataaccagatatataaatacagaaattgctttcttaatataataggattacgTCGTGATTACATATACCCAGTAGTCCAGTGAGAAATGAGAATATATTTCCTTatgttttcttataaattcatAGGGTACTCACTCGGACAAGAAATAATCCAATAAGAACTCATATAGAAATTATGCTTTTACTGTGCTAGTCACTTTCACTAATACTGACATTTATGGGAATCCAGCTTCAGACACAGTTTTTATATGAAACCTGAGTCTTTGTTGATATTCGTAATCGTAAAGTCTTCTAAACAAGCACATTTTACAAATCATGTTGCATATTTTCcaaagaattgaaaacaatttagTCAAAAACACTATAAGTTAATTGGACCGCCCAATAACGATAGCTAATTGCAGGTCTGTTAATCATGCGTGAACAAGCTTTTTGTTTGATAGCAGCTCTAACATTAAATAAACTAGGTACGAACTGGAAAACTacaaattatattgattttaaaataaaataacatcaaaTAGAGCGGCAAATAAAGATTAAACAAAAAAGAATCGAAGACTCAAAAGCCAAAGCTCAAATAGCTGTTTTTCACTTGAAGCATTTCGCCAAACACAAAAAGCTTTTACAAGCATTTTTGGCAGACCTGCAATAAGGTTAGTGGCAGGCCCAAGCAACTAAGATAAAAAGCTAAGATAAGATCAGATATTCTAGTTAccatatataattttttttcctcCTACAGAAAATATGTAACATTACTGTAACTTAATTATAATGTTGAAGACGTTACAACTGTCATGATTGCAAATGGAGTTACAAGAATTAATCAAACCGctctataataaaaaatatataaaattcagTGAGACTTTCATCAAAGcccaattgaaatattatttatttgagttcatcattcaagaaatattttcaaagcttTATATCCTTCATTGTTGGTTTCAAGGAGCTTGACATCTTTGCAACGAACTACCTATTTTTTGGTACACACCAAACACCTATAGCAATAAAAGTCTGGATGtcaaaatattggtaaaaaatatcatatattatGCACTGTTATTCAACGGCAGGATCAATTTAATAacctttaataaattaatttgttgTTGGCTGTTTCAGGCCTAGGCACGGATATGGAGACAGGAGAATGGTATTGACATCTAATTGTTTTACAAGAGTATAATGTAGGCTACAGTACCGAACTCATAGTACCGTACCGCACTCGTAGTActttaataaaatttcacaatttttgtaatatatgaaTAAGAATTCCACAGACTTATACATTATTACATGGTTCATCGTACTACCATCTACTTCTACTGCCGCATCCACACTATCGCCCAATGCGTACAAGTAATGACGACGATCGCGATAGTGTgaatgggtggtttgccagcgtTTGCTATAATTGGCCTTTGCTTGCTATCGCTCCGTTTTTTGTCGAAGGCTACCCAAGCGAAGGCGAGTGGCCAGTCAAGCATCCACAAATGGTCACATTGCACATTGCAGTGAGGATGGCAAGACTAACGTGGCCAAACTTACCAGAATAGCCAGCGACTGAGCGATAGTGTGGACTAGGCATAACATGAggaaacatttcaaataaattacaagagttcaaaatatttatgaaaactGACGTCTAGGCTCATGGTGTTAGTTGAATGTTAGTCTGTTGAATGTTTGTTGAAAGTTGTATGTTATTCTTATAAGAATAAGCCATACGCTTATGTATCAATGTCGCAAAATCATTACCATGAATGAGATCAATGAGTTTAATAAGaaatcttatattattaaaaacacatttattcatgttttgaagatttgtagaaaataatacagtactatAAAATTAGCAATGAACAAGAATTATTTCGAATTACTAATTATTAGGCCTATAATTATCATTTGCTCTTCAAATGATATCATCTAGTGTTTTATTAATGTGTTCGTACCCAACTCGTAAAAGATATTCAAAGTTACTGTCTTCACGAAGCTCACCAATTTCTTCAGAGCTGAGAATTTCTTCGATTGTTGGCATCCAATCAAGATTGCCATCAAGTGTTATACAAATGTCGGCGAGCTTGAAAAACAAAAGTTCCTGAATAGCAGTGATAGGGGTATTGGCATCCAAATCTGTCCATGAATCCCTAGTGATAGCTTTACACCAGATTTCGTTTTTCAATTCCATCCTTAGTATTTCATCGTCGATATAGAGCAGTAGGTCTAGTGCTTTCTTGAAATCAAGTTCCGAGTTGGATGGATTCTCTTCGCAGATGTAGAACTTGATCAGTTCCGGCGGAGAGAAGACTCTGACATTGTCAAAGTTGTATCCGTAAGCTGTAAGCACTGACTCGGGCAATCCTTCCTGGTGGGAGATGAGATTCAAGCTAGAGTTGACGTCTTCCAGGGTGTCATCATCACCGCCGGCTGCTAGTAGAGCTAGTTTACCCAATGAGATCATCGACTTCTTCCGCGCCAGCAGTTCTACTTCAGAATTTGCCAAGTCAAGCAGAGTGTGAGCAGCTGTTTTGTAATCGTCACTGAAAACCGCATGCAGCCATGACAACGATGGATGAGTGCTAAGTCTATCGGCAAGTATTCGTTGTTTTAAACATTGTTCAACTAAATCTCGCTGTTTTCCTTCTCTCATGTACCAGTTGAAAAGAAACTGTGAAAAATCCAGTTTACTAAACTTGGCCGAGTACTGATTTAGTCTCTCTTTATTACCTATCTTGTCACACAGCTCTACAAGAATCTGAAAGTCACAATATTTCTCAGCGAGTATTGCAGCTCTTTCGAATTCGTCATGATCTAGGAACGGTTTTATGAGATTGTAACGATCAACTTCATACTTATGAATATCTGAGTTGAATTTCTCCGAATCTTCGCGGATGCTCTCAAGGTAACATTTGCGGCCGTCCAAGATAACATCAGCCAAGTTGACTAGCTGGTCTAACAGTTCAGTGTGCATGTTGATGTCTCCCGTAGCACGGACGCCGTTTTCCAATGTCAACTTTTGTTGAGTGATTAGGAAATCGTAGAGACCGTCAGGACCGGCAGAAGCAGTCCACGGCAGATACTCGTTGAAATTCTGAACTGATTGACGGTCGCCAAAAATACTAGACTTCTGCTGTCGGTATTGGATAACAGCTTGTACCGCTTCCAGCAGCACACTGTTGGCAGACAAGATCTGCTGGGCAACATGTTGCGGATTTTGAGACTTGTTAACCAAATCGTCGCACCACCTACATATCTGCTGCAAAGCCTCGTGAACGAAACTCACTTTCCTGAAGAAAATATCCTGATTATTCAGAGCACCAATCGGTTTCATAGAGTGCTTCTTCAACACCTCCTCAATAGCCAAATCaatttgtgagggaaatttgcTTTGTAATTTGCGTAACACAATTGACGCGATTATCTTTTCAGCATGCTCTGCTAGCATGTAAGTTGTCGCCATTGTCCTGCCTCTACACTTTATTCCACCAAGCTGGTTCCACAGGTTTATATCTTTTAGGAAATCTATGAAATATTCCAAAGCTTTCTGCTTTTCCTCCAACTGGTTTAATATCTGGAGAGAGGTTATGTTAGAGTTGATGTTCAAGGTGGAAGTCGTAGTTTTGGTGTCAGCCCAACGTGGATCTTTGAACGGAATGTCATCAATGATTCCTTCGCTGACTTGAACGATTGTTAGATCAAAAGTGGCGTCAATTTTCAGTGTTGGGCCAGCATCAGGTGGAAAGTGTTCGTGCATCAGTGCTTTGCTGTGAGCAACCTTTTTACTTATGTACAATAGAAGAGCAGCCTTCACCAACTCACAGCTGTCTTTTCGATCACTGGTTGTGGAATTCAAAAGTTCTTCAATTTCGTTGTCGGAGTGAACAGTTTCGGAGACAGCCGTGCAGTCCATGGCAACACTTACGTTGAAATCGTCGGAGGAGTCGAGCGAAATGAAGCCATGCTGGCAGGTGAAGAACACTGGCACCGACTTGCATGAAGTGCCGCCCAGGATGCGAGC
Above is a window of Nilaparvata lugens isolate BPH chromosome 4, ASM1435652v1, whole genome shotgun sequence DNA encoding:
- the LOC111046399 gene encoding nuclear pore complex protein Nup133 produces the protein MSISGYSSKSILSPRNARGSSKKSSSFLQNIIKTPANRSVSGRSNQSVQIIHRTAHHIVESFGLPLPVLVTEALKFSDSSAVVSVDVSNEGWAWLVCGRRLLVWQASGRRLTNTQCRELALPQSDLAHRAHLVAVYTTAGNQMPSCIAVSPEGLVRFWPSVAHESSCVEASCMASLQGEECDSLRLLLPTGVLLATTSATLVLVTPQPTSLLCRPLKVPHSWIGGFSRKMSNYIFGAQSTQTMETKLVKMVTIYSSKDGSSEWQVLVLAGYSVQKWLLSANACERLIYEYDVTKPTREAFQIFVPELQNGDIEIGLLDMQRMDSSILLLAAAMGPQSVFHYALASLSAEGLTPPTETSWFYVLKSPEICQSLSSSSSEERSLQFVLIGSTIFIYNQRYIVVVHSSPSGGEELEPIELNGARILGGTSCKSVPVFFTCQHGFISLDSSDDFNVSVAMDCTAVSETVHSDNEIEELLNSTTSDRKDSCELVKAALLLYISKKVAHSKALMHEHFPPDAGPTLKIDATFDLTIVQVSEGIIDDIPFKDPRWADTKTTTSTLNINSNITSLQILNQLEEKQKALEYFIDFLKDINLWNQLGGIKCRGRTMATTYMLAEHAEKIIASIVLRKLQSKFPSQIDLAIEEVLKKHSMKPIGALNNQDIFFRKVSFVHEALQQICRWCDDLVNKSQNPQHVAQQILSANSVLLEAVQAVIQYRQQKSSIFGDRQSVQNFNEYLPWTASAGPDGLYDFLITQQKLTLENGVRATGDINMHTELLDQLVNLADVILDGRKCYLESIREDSEKFNSDIHKYEVDRYNLIKPFLDHDEFERAAILAEKYCDFQILVELCDKIGNKERLNQYSAKFSKLDFSQFLFNWYMREGKQRDLVEQCLKQRILADRLSTHPSLSWLHAVFSDDYKTAAHTLLDLANSEVELLARKKSMISLGKLALLAAGGDDDTLEDVNSSLNLISHQEGLPESVLTAYGYNFDNVRVFSPPELIKFYICEENPSNSELDFKKALDLLLYIDDEILRMELKNEIWCKAITRDSWTDLDANTPITAIQELLFFKLADICITLDGNLDWMPTIEEILSSEEIGELREDSNFEYLLRVGYEHINKTLDDII